The following DNA comes from Epinephelus moara isolate mb chromosome 2, YSFRI_EMoa_1.0, whole genome shotgun sequence.
ATTGGCTTCTACCTCGACTTCCGCTGGCGACTGTGTTTTCAAACAGTGACTGACAATACTGCAAAGTATAACTTTACACATTGGGTAGACACAGCTGCACATGCCCGAAACATTACGAGCTATGGCTCCCACAGACCTGtctcctctttttttgtctctgagcTCTGTGGACATCCTGTCACCCAGGCTCATTCCCCTTCACCAGCCCCCTCACTCTTGTCAGTCACTATCCCCACCACAAAAGCTCTGTTGCTCCTTCATTTAAAGAGGAAAGATCACTTCAGACTTCATTGTGGTGTAGATCTGCAGTAACAGTATTTGCAGCAGTGCTGAATGACTGATTGCTGAGATGGGACAGGGTTACTTTGCTAATGCCCTTGCTTTCTTGCCCAAGATAAAATagcaatttaatttatttatggcATTCTCTTCATCGGTTTGTCTGAACAAATCATTTCTGCATCTTAAATCTAAAAAATGAACACTGCATTAAAGTTGCATGATAGTTGATAGTTCCATGAAAcggatttattttaaaataattgcaAAATGATATCTCAGTCTTTTTGTGACCCAGGAATGTGCAGTCACATTTACATACAGCAGGTGGCACACATAGTCTGGTGTAGATGTAAATTACTTCCTGTACCTCTACACAAGCACCAGCTTACACTTTACTGTGTATTCACTTACTTCCATTTGGTTCAGATTTTATATCAAAACCATCTCACATCAAAATCCAAAACTCTTAATACCAGCAGCTCAGAGGTAACATATCTACAGAAAATACGTTACAGCACATTTGATGTATTTTGGTTCACAGCTATTGGTTTCTCGGCATGAGCTTAtctgtttacattcaaagcAGCTAAGGATGTGATGATAGTATCAGTCAGAAAGCCTGCTCAACAGGCTTTCCAGTTTCTGTTCCGGTTTTGTGACCTCTCTTGCCACGTCGCTCCTATTTCTCATAAACAGGGTGACCAAAAGGGTGTTACGTTTCCTAGACCAACTGAAGTTGTTTTTAAAGGAGTGGCTCCTGCTAAGTACTGTGAAATCCCCTATTGTTCCTCATTTTCTGCAATCAGACCATCTACCTGGTCacctttaaagatttttttgtcatatattaAGTATGTTAGAATGGTCATTTTCATGGCAGCATAATAAGTGCCTATACACTATTGTTTCAGTTACAAAAGACAAGTCAGTTGATAGGAAAACCCTAAGCGGATAGACTGAGTGTTGATAGATTTTTATTCATCTCTTTCTAATGAGTATGGTCAtggtgggatttttttgtgcGAGTATGGAAAATTACTACAGTAAAGGCAGGTAAAAACGTCAGACATATAGTTTCAAGCTTTTGTATTCTATCTAACTAAGTCTGAAGAGGTTTTACAAGCCCAGGATGTATGACCTACAGTACGTCATGAAAACTTTAAAGACACCAAAACTAAACTCACAAGGTTTCCGCATGGCAACATAGTCACTCTTTTCATCTGCACTAGTCATGCATAACGAGCAATGATAACAAATGCGTGACACTTGTTCAATTTCCGAGAAAGATAAACAAATGCAGAGTGGTGTGCACCTAAAACACTGGTAGGATTAGAGGTCAAGTCAATAAAAACCAGTAGGATGGCATTACAGGCATGGTGATATTATCACAGGTGTACAGCTCTGCAAAACAGATTGGTTGAGCAGTCTTTTCATTGCACCAGAGACAAGAGACGAGACTGCATTGCCCTCCAAGCCATGAGAGCAAAGTTGGAAGTGTTAGCCCTGGTCCTGGGCTTCGTTGGCCTGTTTGGGACCATAGCTGTCACTGCCCTGCCCATGTGGAGGGTCTCAGCCTTCATTGGAGCTAATCTCATTGTTATGGAGGAACTCTGGGAGGGCTTGTGGATGAACTGCTACAGACAGGCGGATATCAAGATGCAGTGCAAGGTGTATGACTCACTGCTAATTCTCCCCCCAGAGCTGCAGGCGGCCAGGGGGCTCATGTGTGTGTCCATAGTCCTGGTTCTCATCTCCCTCTTGGTCACAGGATGTGGGACCAAGAAGAGCAACTGTTGTGGCAACAATAACAAGAGCAAGAACATCACCCTGGCCTTAGGGGGTAGTCTGTACCTGCTGTCATTTTTGACCACACTCATCCCTGTCAGCTGGGTGGGTCATACTGTCATCCGCAATTTCTACAACCCAACAGTAGTGGATTCTCAGAAACGGGAGCTGGGGGAGGCCCTTTTCATTGGGTGGGCCACTTCTGGTGTACTGTTGATCACTGGGATTATCCTTCTGATCAGCTACAGCAAACGCAGATCAAAGGAGGAAGAACCCTACACTGACATGTATCTTATGCCAGTGAAGGATGTACAGAAAGAGGACAGTGTGTACCTGGGAAGGACGCCATCCAGCTCTCATAAGCATCAAGAATATGTGTaaaaaactgaactgtaccgccTGATATATGCAATGTTTATGTCTTTAAAATTTAACATGAAAGATGCTGCCTGGGGGAGGTGTTGATGAAGATGATGCCAAAGGTGTGCAAATTATGTGTAGATGTATTTGTTTTCACTACCTATGTACACATTTTAATCACTGTGCCTGTTTAAATGACTAATGCACTTTGTGTTCTTATTGCACTATAAATTGTTCTCCGGTTCAATGTTTGTATTGTCTGTCTCTCCATTCATGTAATCATTGTGTTAAACAATACAAATCTTTTCACAATTCTACATTGTCATGTcacttttattatgtttttatatg
Coding sequences within:
- the LOC126398119 gene encoding claudin-17-like, coding for MRAKLEVLALVLGFVGLFGTIAVTALPMWRVSAFIGANLIVMEELWEGLWMNCYRQADIKMQCKVYDSLLILPPELQAARGLMCVSIVLVLISLLVTGCGTKKSNCCGNNNKSKNITLALGGSLYLLSFLTTLIPVSWVGHTVIRNFYNPTVVDSQKRELGEALFIGWATSGVLLITGIILLISYSKRRSKEEEPYTDMYLMPVKDVQKEDSVYLGRTPSSSHKHQEYV